DNA from Sebaldella sp. S0638:
AAGGGTTATTTCATATGAAGATAGTTTTTTCAGTTAAGTAAATGCTTATTTTAGGGATGTGATATTGTTTAATGCAGCAGTATATAGTATAATTACATTTAGAAATAAAATATAAGTAAAATAAACTTCACTGAAGAAATGATTTTTATATTTAAAATATTGGAGAAAATAATAGAAAATACAGGGGAAAATAATATATGATAAAAAGTATAATATATTATTTAATTAATAGAATGAGTGATTCTGGATGTTATAAATTTTATAGATAACAAATGGGTTTTTATATGGGTTATTTTATGGATTTATTCAAAAAGTTACGACTTTAGAATAAAAATATGATATATAAGTAAATGTTTTAAAAATAACAAAAATTTTAAAAGGAGAAATAATGAGGAAAATATTTTTTATGTGTATTCTGATATTTGGAATAATATCAGCCAATGAAACCTCAGAAAGAATAAGAGAACAGGCACCTGAGGTAAGGGCAGCAGTTTTGAAGGCAAACGGCGAGAAACAAGTAGTTTTGGACAGTATGAAAATAAGTGCCGAAATCAAAGACAATATTTCTACAACAACTTATGAGCTTACTTTTTATAATCCAAATAACAGAATATTAGAAGGAGAGTTTGAATTCCCGCTTTTAAACGGTCAGACAGTAGTCGGCTATGCTCTTGATATAAACGGAAAGATGCGGGACGGAGTTGTAGTGGAAAAAGAAAAGGCAAGACAAACTTTTGAAGCAATAGAGAGACAAAATATTGATCCCGGAATTTTGGAAAAAACAAAAGGAAATAATTATAAAACAAGAATTTATCCTATACCTGCCAACGGATACAGAAAAATAAAAATAACATATGAGGAAATTCTCTCAGGGGAGAATGACCGTGTGGCTTATTATCTGCCTTTGAATTATAATAATCAGGTGAGGGATTTTTCACTGGAAATAAAAGTACCGGGACAGGAAATAAAACCTGAATTTATATCAAAAATTTCCGGTATGGATTTTGACAATTCAAAAACAGGATATTATACAGAAATAAATAAAAAAGATTTTGTACCGAATCAAAGTATAAAATTCAACATAAAATCAGATAAGAAAGAAAAAGTGTATACAGAAACAAAGGGGAAGGAAACATATTTTCTGAGTTCTTTTTCAGTAAATCCGGGTCAGAAAGAGAGAAAGAAGAGTAAGAAAATCACACTGGTATGGGATACTTCAAATTTAGGAAATAACAGAAATATCAGTGAAGAAATGAAGTTTCTTGATCTGTATTTTAAGTATTTGGATAATGTGGATGTAACTTTAGTAACATTTGGGAACAGAGTATCAAAACCGGAATCATATAAAGTAAGTCTGGGTGAGTGGGGCAAATTAAAGAACAAGCTGGAAGGGCTTCATTATGACGGAGAGACAAGATTTCAAAATCTGGATTTCAAAAAGTATAAGAGTGATGAGATAATTTTTGTAACTGACGGATTGCTGAGTTATGGAAAAGCCTGGGAAGAAACCTGTGGTAACTGTGAATTCAAGTAAAGCGGCAGATGAAAATTATCTTAGAGCGGCAGCACTTCAAACAAGCGGGAAATATATCGACTTAAATACCGGGAATGCAGAAAAAGCTGTCGAAAATATGAAAAGTGAAAATTACAGATTAATATCATATAATTATAATAAAAATGACATAGCAGAAGTTTATCCTCCTGTATGGGAAGGGAATTCTGAAGATTTTTCTTTTGCGGGAAAAATAAAAAAAGAAAAAGCAGAAATTACGGTAAATTTTGGATACGGGGATGTAATTACCGAAACAAGAAAAGTTTTTATAAACAGTATTGAGGAAAGTGCCGGGATCAGCAGACTGTGGGCTGGCAAGAAAATTGGTGAACTGAATAAGGATTATGAAAATAACAGAAGTGAGATAGTAAAAACAGCAAAAGAATACGGGATTGTAACTAACGATACTACTCTGATAGTTTTGGACAGGATAAATGACTATGTAAGATATGAAATTGTTCCGCCTGTGGAATTACAGGAAGAATATTTTAGATTAAGCGAAAAGGGGAAGAAAGAAAAAGCAGATGAGAAAAAATCAGCTTTGGGTGAAAGTGTGAAAATACTCGGAGAGATAAAGAAGTGGTATAAGAAGGATTTTCAGATTAAACCAGATGAAGAAAAAGTTAGTAAGAGTGTAAGAAATTCGGAGCTAATTACTTCAGGTATAGGAAGTAGTTCATATACTGAGAGAGAAAATAGAGGGACGCTCAATGTGGGAATATCAAGCGAGGGTGTTTCATTTGGAATAGAGTCACTTGGTAACATAACCATTGATGGAAAAAATGCCGGAATAAACTACAAAACCAAAGCGAACAGTACAATAAAAGTAAAAGCATGGTCACCGGATGAAGTGTATCTGAAAGAACTGGAAAATACACCTAAAAATGAGATGATGGAAAAATATTTTGAATTAAAAAAAGAATATTCAGATCAGCCGTCTTTTTATATAGATGTAGCAGATTATCTGCTGAAAAACGAAATGCCGGATGAAGCATTGCAGGTATTGTCGAATGTTTCAGAAATGAAACTGGAAAGTCCGGAATTATTGAAAGCATATGGCTATAAACTGCTTGAGCTGAATAAACCTGCTGAAACAGTGGAAGTATTTAAGGAACTGGTAAAGATAAAAGGAGAAGACCCGCAGTCATACAGGGATCTGGCTATGGCTTATGAGAGAAACGGCGATTATCAGGAAGCCCTTAATACATACTATATAGTTTTGAGCAGAAACTGGGATGGAAGATTCACACAGGTAAAAGATGTAGTATTAAAAGAGATGAACAGACTGATAGTAATGCATCCGAAACTGAATGTTTCAGATATTGACAGAAGACTTATTTATCCTATGCCTTTAGATATAAGGGTAACGCTGGAATGGACTGCTGATAATTCTGATGTAGACCTACATTTCATTGATCCTTTTGGAGAAATAGGATATTACGGGAGAAGACTGACAAGAATAGGGAGCAGACTTTCAGGAGATATAACACAGGGATTTGGACCGGAGGAATTTGCTTTAAAGAAGGCAGCAGACGGAACATATATAGTAAAAGTCAAGTATTTCGGAGACAGCAGACAAAATCTTGCGGGACCGATAACATTGAGAGTGGTAATGTATACTAATTACGGTACAAAAAAAGAAAAATCAGAAGAAATTATGGTAAGGGTAAAAAGTAAAAAAGAAATGCTTGAAATAGGAGAATTATTATTCCAAAAATAAGAAAAGTAAGAGAGTGATCTGAAAAATCAGAGATACTCTCTTTTCTTTTAGGCAACATTTTTATTTGCGGGAGTATAAAATTAAGGAATATTTTTTTAATAAAACTTTCAATGTATGATATAATAAATACATGAAATAAAAAAGTGGTTTAAGGAGAGAAAAAATGAGTTTTAAAATGGCGATATTCGATTTAGACGGAACACTGGTGGATTCCCTTGAAGCAATATCAAAGCTTGCTAATCTGGCTTTTGAAGAAATGGGAATGGATACATATTCTTTGGAAATGAGCAGAACACTCATAGGACACGGTGTGGCAGGTATTGCTGATAAAGCTCTGCCAGAGGGAAGCAGCCCCGAATTGAAGGAAAAACTGGTAGCAACAATCAGAAAATATTATGAAAAATACTGGGATTATAATCTTCGTTTATACGACGGAATCC
Protein-coding regions in this window:
- a CDS encoding VIT domain-containing protein, with translation MRKIFFMCILIFGIISANETSERIREQAPEVRAAVLKANGEKQVVLDSMKISAEIKDNISTTTYELTFYNPNNRILEGEFEFPLLNGQTVVGYALDINGKMRDGVVVEKEKARQTFEAIERQNIDPGILEKTKGNNYKTRIYPIPANGYRKIKITYEEILSGENDRVAYYLPLNYNNQVRDFSLEIKVPGQEIKPEFISKISGMDFDNSKTGYYTEINKKDFVPNQSIKFNIKSDKKEKVYTETKGKETYFLSSFSVNPGQKERKKSKKITLVWDTSNLGNNRNISEEMKFLDLYFKYLDNVDVTLVTFGNRVSKPESYKVSLGEWGKLKNKLEGLHYDGETRFQNLDFKKYKSDEIIFVTDGLLSYGKAWEETCGNCEFK
- a CDS encoding DUF2135 domain-containing protein; translated protein: MEKPGKKPVVTVNSSKAADENYLRAAALQTSGKYIDLNTGNAEKAVENMKSENYRLISYNYNKNDIAEVYPPVWEGNSEDFSFAGKIKKEKAEITVNFGYGDVITETRKVFINSIEESAGISRLWAGKKIGELNKDYENNRSEIVKTAKEYGIVTNDTTLIVLDRINDYVRYEIVPPVELQEEYFRLSEKGKKEKADEKKSALGESVKILGEIKKWYKKDFQIKPDEEKVSKSVRNSELITSGIGSSSYTERENRGTLNVGISSEGVSFGIESLGNITIDGKNAGINYKTKANSTIKVKAWSPDEVYLKELENTPKNEMMEKYFELKKEYSDQPSFYIDVADYLLKNEMPDEALQVLSNVSEMKLESPELLKAYGYKLLELNKPAETVEVFKELVKIKGEDPQSYRDLAMAYERNGDYQEALNTYYIVLSRNWDGRFTQVKDVVLKEMNRLIVMHPKLNVSDIDRRLIYPMPLDIRVTLEWTADNSDVDLHFIDPFGEIGYYGRRLTRIGSRLSGDITQGFGPEEFALKKAADGTYIVKVKYFGDSRQNLAGPITLRVVMYTNYGTKKEKSEEIMVRVKSKKEMLEIGELLFQK